The window ATCTAACATAGTTAACAATGGACGAATTGGACTGCCATTTTGATCAAGCAAAGCCACCATCAGGTGAACCGGCTCTATATATTGATGATCGCGCCCCAACGCTAACGATTGAGCATCAGAGATAGCGATTTGAAACTTACTTGTGAATCTATCAAGACGCATATCGACCTTCCTAACCTCACTAAGAGAAACTAATTACAGTAGAAAGATGGATACTCGAAAGGGGAATTTCAAGGGAGGATGTAAATAAATATAAACAGTGATGCAAACATGAAGGTATGCATCACCACTTTTTAAAATTGATTAAAATCTAATCTTTCAACCAGATAAAGGTCGCTTGGCGCCCGGTCACCCCGTCACGACGATAAGAGTAAAAATCATCACCGTTTTGGTATGTACATAAACCCGAGTCAAACACTTGGGAAACGCCAGCTTTGCTTAAACGCTGCGTTGCGAGCTTTGACATGTCAGCAAACCACTTGCCTGAAATATCTCGCGGAATAAACGCTTGCTGAGCCTTAGGATCAAAATCAACAAAAGCCTGCAGAACATCCTCACCGACTTCAAATGCGTCTGGACCGATAGCTGGGCCAAGCCATGCCATCACGTCACCAGAAAACATCTCTAGCGCGTTTTCGACAATACCATTTGCCAGACCTCGCCAGCCAGCATGGACAGCCGCAACTTGCGTACCTTTAGTATTGGTTAAAAGCACTGGTAAGCAATCGGCAGTCATCGCAGAACACACGACATTGCCAGTACTGGTAAATACACCATCGGCATCCAGTACTTGAGACGTCGGCTCTGATACTTGAGTTACGAAGGTAGAATGCGTCTGATTTAGCCAAACCGGTGCGCTTGGCATTTCAGCCTGCTTTATCAGCCAATCACGGTTCTGTTCAACCAATGACAAATCGTCCCCAACATGGGCGCCAAGATTCAGCCCTTGATAGGCCCCCCTCGAAAAGCCTCCCACACGTGTGGAAGCGAACGCTTTGACATTTTTAGGCGCTGGCCAGTTAGGGACAATGGTCTTCATTTTAGAACTCTTCCGGTAAACCGTACTCTTCGGTATCTTTACGCAGCGCTTCCGTCATGGCCACCATGTCGTCTGGTATTGGAGCGTGGAATTCCAACTCTTCACCAGTGATAGGATGTTCAAAACGCAGCATCACAGCGTGAAGTGCCTGGCGGTCAAAACCACGGATCATATCTGTCAGCTCTTGCGATGCTCCCGTTGGAATACGAGCACGACCACCATAAGCGGTATCGCCCAACAATGGGTGCTGCAGGTAAGACATATGAACACGGATCTGGTGAGTACGACCTGTTTCGAGACGCAAACGAATACGAGTATGCTCGCGGAAGTGCTCCGCAACACGGTAGTGAGTAACCGCCGGTTTACCCATTGGTGCCACCGCCATCAATGTACGTTTCGTCGAGTGACGACCAATCGGTTGATCAACTTTACCACCGGCAGTCATACGGCCAATAGCAATCGCCTCGTACTCACGAGTGATATTACGTTTTTGCAGCGCACGAACTAAACGCGTCTGCGCAGGTACCGTTTTCGCTACCACCATCAAACCGGTAGTGTCTTTATCCAGACGGTGGACAATACCAGCACGAGGCACCTCGGCAATATCCGGGTAATGATGTAGCAGTGCATTGAGCACTGTACCATCAGGTGTACCCGCACCTGGGTGTACAACAAAATCACGAGGCTTATTGATTACGATGATGTCATCATCTTCATAAACGATATCTAACGGGATATCTTGCGCTTCCCAGCGCTCTTCATCTTCCAGCTCGGCTTGCAATGTAATTTCCTCGCCGCCCATGACTTTGGTGCGAGGTTTGGTGACAACTTCACCATTCACTTGAACTTTCCCGTCTAGAAGCCATTCTTTCAGGCGAGAGCGAGAGAAGTCCGCGAACAATTCTGCGATAGCTTGGTCTAAACGTTGACCTAATTGGCTATCTTTTACGGTATTTGTTAATACTATCTGCTGAGCCATATCGAACTTTTTTAAAAACTGTGAGACTAATGCTCACGACTGTGAAAAAATAGACTATTACGTCATTGTATCTGTTACTGGAAAGAAAGTAACGGCAGCTTAAGAAATATTTAGATTCAAGGAACAGACTCCTGATATGAAACGTCAGACTTTAACAGGCCTTTTAGCGGTATCCCTTCTGTTTGGATGTGCAAGCAAAGAAGAAATCGTTCCTGATGTGCCACCTTCGGAACTGTATGCAGACGCACAAACCTCGCTTCAAACTGGTAACTGGCTAACTGCCATCGAGAAGCTAGAAGCATTAGATTCACGTTACCCATTTGGTGCCTACTCAGAACAGGTACAACTTGACCTTATTTATGCGTACTACAAAAACGACGACCTCGCACTTGGCTTGGCAACCATCTCTCGTTTTATGCGCCTAAACCCAACTCATGAAAAGATGGACTGGGTATTGTACATGCGTGGTTTAACTCACATGGCGCAAGATCGTAACTTTATGCACGATCTGTTTAATATTGACCGTAGTGACCGAGATCCAGAGCCCGTTAAACAAGCATTTGATGACTTCAAAAAGCTGCTTCAACGTTATCCAAACAGCCACTATGCTGAAGATTCGCAAAAACGCATGATCGCATTGAAAAACCGTTTAGCCAATTATGATCTGGCAACGGCAGATTTCTACTTACGCCGTGAAGCGTGGATTGCAGCGATCAACCGCAGCCAAGAGCTGCAAAAGACTTACCCAGATACAGAAGCAGCACGTAAATCGCTTAAAATACAGCTAGAAGCGTACAAGCAGCTTGGGCTTGAAGACGCTATCGCTAGAACGGAAGAGTTGATTAAACTTAACCCAATCAATTAAAGCGAACTGCCCTTCAATTACTCGCCACAGTCTCAACCACTGTGGCGTTTTTCTATCCGAAGCTACTCGGACACTTGCGGCACCTGACTTGATGGTTTTTTGAGCACAATATATGCTTAAAGCTCTCCCACCATTAACCTGGACGTGAACGTGAGACTACTTAAGCTGTGGGTAATATCGCTGATTCTATTGTCAGCGTCCGTTTGCGCATTGCAAATTTCACCGTTAAAGCAACCGCCATATATCGGTGACTTAGACATCATTAAAGAGAAAAACTTACTGCGCGTACTTGTCTCTGCTGATTTGGGTTTTTACCACATAGAAGGTGGCACGCCTAAAGGAATTGGCGCGGAGCTTCTGGCTCATTTCGAGAAAGATCTGCGTAAAATCAAACCAAAGATCAACGTACAAATTATTCCTCTTGCTCGTGACCAACTGATTCCCGCGCTAAACAAAGGTTCTGGCGATTTAATCGTCGCAAACCTGACAATGACTGATAAGCGCAAAGAAAAAGTCGATTTCAGCTCTCCGATACTCTCCGGAATTCAAGAGTGGGTCGTGACAAACAAAAAAACACCCGCCATTACAAAACCGGAGCAACTGAGTGGAAAAGAAATATGGGTCAGAGCAAGCTCCAGTTATTTTGAAAGCATTCAAACTCTTAATAGAACGTTAAACAAGAAAGGCTTACCGCCCGTCATTGTTCATTTCGTTGAAGAGACCCTTCAAGATTACGAACTGGTTGGCATGTTGAATAATGGTTATGTCAAAGCCATCGTGTTAGATAGCCATAAAGCCAATCTGTGGCTGAAAGTAATGGATGATATTCGTGTACACAAAAAAGTCCCACTGCGTAAAAGAGGCAAAATTGGCTGGGCAATGCGTAAAGACAGCCCGCAACTCAAAGCTGTCGTCAATAAGTTCATCAAGAAATCACGCTCAGGTACTCTGCTTGGTAACGTCATCTACGGCAAGTACATCGACAATACCAACTGGCTTAACAAAGCACTCAACCCGAAAAAGATTGCTCAGTTGGAAAAGCTATCAGCATTGTTTTCGCGCTACGGAGAGAAATACGACTTTGACTATCTACTGATAGCAGCCATCGCTTACAAAGAGTCTGGTTTTAATAATAACTTAGTCGGTAGCCAAGGCGCGGTCGGCATCATGCAAATTCTGCCTAGCACAGCTCGAGACCCAAATATCAACATTAAAGATGTGCGACAACTGGAAAACAACATTCACGCGGGCGTGAAATACATGGCGTTTTTACGTCGGCAGTACTTTAACGATAAAGCCATTAGTGCTGAAAACAAAATCTACTTCACTTTGGCCGCCTATAACGCGGGGCCGGGAAATGTCGAACGAATTCGTAAGCTCGCCGCCAGACAAGGGTATAACCCAGATGTTTGGTTCAACAATGTTGAAGTCGTGATGAGAAAGAATATTAGAGCAACTGTCGGTTACGTGACCACCATTAACCGTTACTACGTCATATACAAGCAATTAGAGAGTTTGGACCATGCTAAATCACTGAAGAATGTTTTGTTAGTTCCAGATGATCCGGTTTTCATGACCCCATTACGACGGGTTAGTCAAACACCAGAAAGCAAAAAGCCGCTCGTCAACTAAGCGGCTTTTCAAAATTCTCGTTGGTTACATTCTCTAAAGTGATTGAAATCACATATTTTGTTTAGTTAATTTTTGACCAAACTAAATTATAGGCTGTACAACGTCCCTAAAAACGAGGAGGTTTTCAGCTGAGTACTCTATCCAATCTAATGATTTACTAACCGATAACAAGCTATTTAGCGATAAATCTCGGCACTTCTTGAGTGAGATCACATTCATTTTTCATTGTGAAAACCTCGAGCAAAAAAGTGATATACATCACATTTATTTATACATAAAGCGGTAATCTGGACTTAACCCATGAGGGATGCAACAGAGGAAAAACACTTATGACAATGAATATCACTGGCAAAAACATCGAAATCACCTCTGCAATCCGTGCTCATATTGAGAGCAAATTTAAAAAACTGGAGAAATGGCAAGTCGACCTAATTGGATGCCAAGCAACGTTCAGTGAAGAACCAAACAAACAGAAAAAGTTCGAAGCGGTTATCAAGGTTCCTAAAGGGCAACTTATCGCCTCAGCGACTCACGAAGATCTTTACGCAGCGATCAATGAAGTGGAGCAAAAACTAGAACGACAATTGAATAAGCTGACCCACAAACCTGAAGCTCGCCGTGCTAGCAAGCCTGAGCTGGTGGAAGAAGAAGAGTAAAACGACCAGATTGAGGAAGTAGCGCCGAAAGGCGCTATTTTTTTGCTTGACGCTCCACGTCAGCTTGCTTATTGTGTTTAAACACCCACATATTGCGCACTAATTATGCATTTAAC is drawn from uncultured Vibrio sp. and contains these coding sequences:
- the pgeF gene encoding peptidoglycan editing factor PgeF, yielding MKTIVPNWPAPKNVKAFASTRVGGFSRGAYQGLNLGAHVGDDLSLVEQNRDWLIKQAEMPSAPVWLNQTHSTFVTQVSEPTSQVLDADGVFTSTGNVVCSAMTADCLPVLLTNTKGTQVAAVHAGWRGLANGIVENALEMFSGDVMAWLGPAIGPDAFEVGEDVLQAFVDFDPKAQQAFIPRDISGKWFADMSKLATQRLSKAGVSQVFDSGLCTYQNGDDFYSYRRDGVTGRQATFIWLKD
- a CDS encoding lytic transglycosylase F, whose product is MRLLKLWVISLILLSASVCALQISPLKQPPYIGDLDIIKEKNLLRVLVSADLGFYHIEGGTPKGIGAELLAHFEKDLRKIKPKINVQIIPLARDQLIPALNKGSGDLIVANLTMTDKRKEKVDFSSPILSGIQEWVVTNKKTPAITKPEQLSGKEIWVRASSSYFESIQTLNRTLNKKGLPPVIVHFVEETLQDYELVGMLNNGYVKAIVLDSHKANLWLKVMDDIRVHKKVPLRKRGKIGWAMRKDSPQLKAVVNKFIKKSRSGTLLGNVIYGKYIDNTNWLNKALNPKKIAQLEKLSALFSRYGEKYDFDYLLIAAIAYKESGFNNNLVGSQGAVGIMQILPSTARDPNINIKDVRQLENNIHAGVKYMAFLRRQYFNDKAISAENKIYFTLAAYNAGPGNVERIRKLAARQGYNPDVWFNNVEVVMRKNIRATVGYVTTINRYYVIYKQLESLDHAKSLKNVLLVPDDPVFMTPLRRVSQTPESKKPLVN
- a CDS encoding outer membrane protein assembly factor BamD, translating into MKRQTLTGLLAVSLLFGCASKEEIVPDVPPSELYADAQTSLQTGNWLTAIEKLEALDSRYPFGAYSEQVQLDLIYAYYKNDDLALGLATISRFMRLNPTHEKMDWVLYMRGLTHMAQDRNFMHDLFNIDRSDRDPEPVKQAFDDFKKLLQRYPNSHYAEDSQKRMIALKNRLANYDLATADFYLRREAWIAAINRSQELQKTYPDTEAARKSLKIQLEAYKQLGLEDAIARTEELIKLNPIN
- the rluD gene encoding 23S rRNA pseudouridine(1911/1915/1917) synthase RluD, producing MAQQIVLTNTVKDSQLGQRLDQAIAELFADFSRSRLKEWLLDGKVQVNGEVVTKPRTKVMGGEEITLQAELEDEERWEAQDIPLDIVYEDDDIIVINKPRDFVVHPGAGTPDGTVLNALLHHYPDIAEVPRAGIVHRLDKDTTGLMVVAKTVPAQTRLVRALQKRNITREYEAIAIGRMTAGGKVDQPIGRHSTKRTLMAVAPMGKPAVTHYRVAEHFREHTRIRLRLETGRTHQIRVHMSYLQHPLLGDTAYGGRARIPTGASQELTDMIRGFDRQALHAVMLRFEHPITGEELEFHAPIPDDMVAMTEALRKDTEEYGLPEEF
- the raiA gene encoding ribosome-associated translation inhibitor RaiA, producing MTMNITGKNIEITSAIRAHIESKFKKLEKWQVDLIGCQATFSEEPNKQKKFEAVIKVPKGQLIASATHEDLYAAINEVEQKLERQLNKLTHKPEARRASKPELVEEEE